The following coding sequences are from one Vibrio syngnathi window:
- the birA gene encoding bifunctional biotin--[acetyl-CoA-carboxylase] ligase/biotin operon repressor BirA: MREHSTKLVLLRCLADGEFHSGEDLGEMIGVSRAAISKHIKGIQEWGLDIYRIQGKGYKLASRLDMLDQEKLSAVSHDASLELIPIIDSTNQHLLERTNTLESGSVCIAEYQAAGRGRRGREWVSPFGANLYLSMYWRLDAGMAAAMGLSLVVGVAVVEALEEMGVEGIKLKWPNDLYHNDKKLAGILVELSGQSGGAAHIVIGLGLNLSMDPATSGIGQPWTSLKEVCDGKVPDRNQLAQTLINAWDKSLVDYEQKGMSNFVERWNRLDNFLGRNVRLIIGPREIEGVVQGIDEQGAVLLKTENGVESYIGGEISLRKGD; the protein is encoded by the coding sequence ATGAGAGAACACAGTACCAAGCTTGTACTATTGAGATGTCTTGCCGATGGTGAGTTTCATTCAGGTGAAGACCTAGGTGAAATGATTGGAGTATCACGAGCGGCTATCAGTAAGCACATTAAAGGTATTCAAGAGTGGGGTTTAGATATCTATCGAATTCAAGGTAAAGGTTATAAGCTAGCCAGTCGTTTAGATATGCTTGACCAAGAAAAGTTATCTGCAGTTAGTCACGATGCTTCTCTTGAACTCATTCCAATCATAGATTCAACAAACCAACATCTATTAGAGCGAACTAACACACTTGAATCGGGTTCTGTCTGTATTGCTGAATATCAAGCTGCGGGACGTGGACGTCGTGGACGAGAGTGGGTATCGCCATTCGGTGCAAACCTCTATCTTTCAATGTATTGGAGACTCGATGCCGGGATGGCTGCCGCAATGGGCTTGAGCCTTGTGGTTGGTGTAGCTGTTGTTGAAGCTTTGGAAGAGATGGGCGTAGAAGGTATAAAGCTCAAATGGCCGAACGACCTTTACCACAATGACAAGAAGCTTGCAGGTATCTTGGTAGAACTGTCAGGGCAGTCTGGTGGCGCTGCTCATATTGTGATTGGGTTGGGGCTAAACTTATCCATGGATCCTGCAACATCAGGTATTGGCCAACCTTGGACTTCTCTTAAAGAAGTGTGTGATGGAAAAGTCCCCGATCGTAACCAGTTAGCACAGACTCTGATCAATGCTTGGGATAAGTCCCTTGTCGATTATGAGCAGAAAGGGATGTCGAATTTTGTAGAACGTTGGAACCGCTTAGATAATTTCTTAGGTCGCAATGTTAGGTTGATCATTGGACCTAGAGAAATTGAAGGTGTTGTTCAAGGCATCGATGAACAAGGTGCTGTATTACTCAAAACTGAGAATGGTGTCGAGAGCTATATCGGTGGTGAGATATCGCTAAGAAAAGGCGACTAA
- the coaA gene encoding type I pantothenate kinase, which produces MSPFMSFDRERWSELRNLVPMTLSESDLKELQGINEKLTMEEAVEIYLPLSRLLNLYVAARQNRNSVLHQFLDKNEKAPPFIIGIAGSVAVGKSTTARLLKALLSRWENHPKVELVTTDGFLYPNEVLEEKGLMSKKGFPESYDIKRLVNFVSDVKACKRNVTAPVYSHLTYNITDDVKCVDLPDVLIIEGLNVLQTGMNDPHEPHRVFISDFLDFSLYVDADSQQIKEWYVNRFMKFRDGAFTKPGSYFSHYTKLSNQAALDKAEGIWSSINGLNLEQNILPTRERAHLILRKGADHMVEEVLLRK; this is translated from the coding sequence ATGAGCCCATTTATGTCATTTGACCGCGAACGTTGGTCTGAGCTAAGGAATTTAGTTCCGATGACACTTTCTGAGAGCGACTTAAAAGAGCTTCAAGGCATCAATGAAAAGCTCACAATGGAGGAAGCCGTAGAGATCTACCTACCTCTCTCTCGTCTGTTAAATCTCTATGTGGCAGCCAGACAGAACAGGAACTCAGTACTCCATCAATTCTTGGATAAAAACGAGAAAGCACCACCTTTTATCATCGGTATTGCTGGAAGTGTCGCTGTTGGCAAAAGTACGACAGCACGACTGCTTAAAGCCCTACTTTCTCGCTGGGAGAACCACCCAAAAGTTGAGCTAGTGACAACCGATGGCTTCTTATACCCAAATGAGGTGTTAGAAGAAAAAGGATTGATGAGCAAAAAAGGCTTTCCGGAGTCTTACGACATTAAGCGTTTAGTGAACTTTGTTTCGGATGTAAAAGCATGCAAGAGAAATGTCACGGCACCCGTGTACTCGCACCTTACGTACAACATTACTGATGACGTTAAGTGCGTCGACCTACCAGATGTGCTTATTATTGAAGGACTTAATGTCTTACAAACAGGCATGAATGATCCACACGAGCCACATCGCGTGTTTATTTCAGACTTCCTTGATTTCTCACTCTATGTTGACGCTGATAGCCAACAAATCAAAGAGTGGTACGTCAATCGCTTTATGAAATTCCGCGATGGCGCGTTTACCAAACCTGGCTCTTACTTTAGTCATTACACAAAATTATCGAACCAAGCAGCACTGGATAAAGCGGAAGGTATCTGGAGTTCAATTAATGGCTTGAACCTAGAACAAAATATCCTTCCGACACGAGAAAGGGCTCACTTGATTCTACGTAAAGGCGCAGATCATATGGTTGAAGAAGTGTTACTAAGAAAATAG
- the tuf gene encoding elongation factor Tu gives MSKEKFERTKPHVNVGTIGHVDHGKTTLTAAICTTLAKVYGGVAKDFASIDNAPEERERGITIATSHVEYDTPERHYAHVDCPGHADYVKNMITGAAQMDGGILVVAATDGPMPQTREHILLGRQVGIPYIIVFMNKCDMVDDEELLELVEMEVRELLSEYEYPGDDLPVIQGSALGALNGEKQWEDKIVELAEALDSYIPLPERAVDLPFLLPIEDVFSIQGRGTVVTGRIERGILRVGDEVEIVGIKETTLTTCTGVEMFRKLLDEGRAGENVGALLRGTKRDDVERGQVLSAKGSINPHTKFESEVYVLSKDEGGRHTPFFKGYRPQFYFRTTDVTGDITLPEGVEMVMPGDNVQMTVELIAPIAMDEGLRFAIREGGRTVGAGVVAKIFA, from the coding sequence ATGTCTAAAGAAAAATTTGAACGTACGAAACCGCACGTAAACGTTGGTACTATCGGCCACGTTGACCACGGTAAAACAACTCTAACTGCTGCTATCTGTACTACACTTGCAAAAGTGTACGGCGGTGTTGCTAAAGATTTCGCATCTATCGATAACGCTCCAGAAGAGCGCGAGCGCGGTATCACAATCGCAACTTCTCACGTTGAGTACGATACTCCTGAACGTCACTACGCACACGTAGACTGTCCTGGACACGCCGATTATGTTAAAAACATGATCACTGGTGCTGCTCAAATGGACGGCGGTATCCTAGTTGTTGCTGCTACAGATGGCCCTATGCCACAAACTCGTGAGCACATCCTACTTGGTCGTCAAGTTGGTATCCCTTACATCATCGTATTCATGAACAAATGTGACATGGTTGATGACGAAGAGCTACTTGAGCTAGTAGAAATGGAAGTTCGTGAACTTCTTTCTGAGTACGAGTACCCAGGAGACGACCTTCCAGTAATTCAAGGTTCTGCACTTGGCGCTCTAAACGGCGAAAAGCAGTGGGAAGACAAGATCGTTGAGCTTGCAGAAGCACTAGATTCTTACATTCCACTTCCAGAGCGTGCTGTTGATCTACCGTTCCTACTTCCTATTGAAGATGTATTCTCAATCCAAGGTCGTGGTACTGTAGTTACTGGTCGTATCGAGCGCGGTATCCTACGCGTTGGTGACGAAGTAGAAATCGTTGGTATCAAAGAGACTACTCTTACTACTTGTACTGGTGTTGAAATGTTCCGTAAACTGCTTGACGAAGGTCGTGCAGGTGAGAACGTTGGTGCACTTCTACGTGGTACTAAGCGTGATGACGTTGAACGTGGCCAAGTACTTTCTGCTAAAGGTTCAATCAACCCACATACTAAGTTTGAGTCTGAAGTATACGTACTTTCTAAAGACGAAGGCGGCCGTCACACTCCTTTCTTCAAAGGTTACCGTCCACAGTTCTACTTCCGTACAACTGACGTAACAGGCGATATCACTCTACCTGAAGGCGTAGAAATGGTAATGCCAGGTGACAACGTTCAAATGACTGTTGAGCTAATCGCTCCAATCGCAATGGACGAAGGTCTACGTTTCGCAATCCGCGAAGGTGGCCGTACAGTTGGTGCTGGTGTTGTAGCTAAAATCTTTGCATAA
- the secE gene encoding preprotein translocase subunit SecE translates to MKANAETPDSSGAADTMKWVVAFVLLAAAVVGNYLYGELSVVIRAAGVVVLIAAALGVAATTTKGKAAIDFAKESRMEIRKVVWPTRQETMQTTLIVLAVCIVMSLVLWGIDGIMVRLVSLATGV, encoded by the coding sequence ATGAAAGCAAACGCTGAAACTCCTGATAGCTCAGGTGCAGCAGATACAATGAAGTGGGTAGTCGCTTTTGTACTGTTGGCTGCTGCTGTTGTGGGTAATTACCTGTATGGTGAATTGTCTGTTGTAATTCGCGCTGCAGGTGTAGTTGTGCTGATTGCTGCCGCACTAGGCGTTGCAGCAACAACAACTAAAGGTAAAGCTGCGATCGATTTTGCAAAAGAATCTCGTATGGAGATTCGTAAAGTTGTTTGGCCTACTCGCCAAGAAACTATGCAAACTACATTGATCGTTTTAGCTGTATGTATTGTTATGTCTCTAGTGCTTTGGGGAATTGACGGCATTATGGTCCGTTTAGTTTCTCTAGCGACTGGGGTGTAG
- the nusG gene encoding transcription termination/antitermination protein NusG: MSEAPKKRWYVVQAFSGYEGRVSQSLREHIKMHDMEEFFGDVLVPTEEVVEMRAGQRRKSERKFFPGYVLVQMIMNDESWHLVRSIPRVMGFIGGTSDRPAPITDKEADAILNRLEKASESPRPKTMFEAGEVVRVNDGPFADFNGTVEEVDYEKSRIKVSVSIFGRATPVELEFGQVEKLD; the protein is encoded by the coding sequence ATGAGTGAAGCTCCAAAAAAACGTTGGTATGTAGTTCAAGCCTTTTCTGGCTATGAAGGTCGTGTATCTCAATCGTTACGCGAACATATTAAAATGCACGACATGGAAGAATTCTTTGGTGACGTTTTAGTACCTACTGAAGAAGTAGTGGAAATGCGTGCAGGTCAACGCCGTAAAAGCGAACGTAAGTTCTTCCCTGGCTACGTATTAGTGCAAATGATCATGAATGATGAATCATGGCACTTAGTACGCAGCATTCCTCGTGTTATGGGCTTCATTGGTGGTACCTCTGATCGTCCTGCACCAATCACTGACAAAGAAGCTGATGCTATCTTGAACCGTCTAGAGAAAGCGAGCGAGTCTCCACGTCCTAAGACAATGTTCGAAGCGGGTGAAGTGGTTCGTGTGAACGATGGTCCATTTGCTGACTTTAACGGTACTGTTGAAGAAGTGGATTACGAGAAGAGCCGCATTAAGGTATCTGTATCGATCTTTGGTCGTGCAACACCTGTTGAGCTTGAATTTGGTCAGGTTGAGAAACTAGACTAA
- the rplK gene encoding 50S ribosomal protein L11 codes for MAKKVEAYIKLQVAAGMANPSPPVGPALGQHGVNIMEFCKAFNAKTESVEKGLPTPVVITVYNDRSFTFVTKTPPAAVLLKKAAGVKSGSGRPNTEKVGTVTDAQVQEIAETKAADMTGADIEAMKRSIAGTARSMGLVVEG; via the coding sequence ATGGCTAAGAAAGTTGAAGCTTATATCAAACTGCAAGTTGCAGCTGGTATGGCAAACCCAAGTCCACCGGTTGGTCCTGCTCTAGGTCAACACGGCGTGAACATCATGGAATTCTGTAAAGCGTTCAACGCAAAAACAGAATCTGTTGAGAAAGGTCTACCTACTCCAGTAGTAATTACTGTTTACAACGACCGTTCTTTCACGTTCGTAACTAAGACTCCACCTGCTGCTGTTCTTCTTAAGAAAGCTGCTGGCGTTAAGTCTGGTTCAGGTCGTCCAAACACTGAGAAAGTTGGTACTGTAACTGACGCTCAAGTTCAGGAAATCGCAGAAACTAAAGCTGCTGATATGACTGGTGCTGACATCGAAGCAATGAAGCGTTCTATTGCTGGTACTGCTCGTTCAATGGGCCTAGTGGTAGAGGGATAA
- the rplA gene encoding 50S ribosomal protein L1, whose product MAKLTKRMRVIRDKVEVTKEYEINEAVALLKELATAKFVESVDVAVNLGIDARKSDQNVRGATVLPHGTGRDIRVAVFTQGANAEAAKAAGADIVGMEDLAEQVKKGEMNFDVVVASPDAMRVVGQLGTILGPRGLMPNPKVGTVTPNVAEAVKNAKAGQVRYRNDKNGIIHTTIGKASFEANQLQENLEALLVALKKAKPSSAKGTFLKKVSISTTMGAGVTVDQASLDTQAN is encoded by the coding sequence ATGGCAAAACTTACTAAGCGTATGCGCGTAATCCGCGACAAAGTTGAAGTAACTAAAGAATACGAAATCAACGAAGCTGTTGCTCTTCTTAAAGAACTAGCTACTGCTAAATTCGTTGAGTCTGTAGATGTTGCTGTTAACCTAGGCATCGATGCTCGTAAATCTGACCAAAACGTACGTGGCGCAACTGTGCTACCTCACGGTACTGGCCGTGACATCCGCGTTGCTGTGTTCACTCAAGGTGCAAACGCAGAAGCAGCTAAAGCAGCTGGCGCAGATATCGTTGGTATGGAAGATCTTGCTGAGCAAGTGAAAAAAGGCGAAATGAACTTCGACGTTGTTGTTGCTTCTCCTGATGCAATGCGTGTTGTTGGTCAACTAGGTACAATCCTAGGTCCACGCGGCCTTATGCCAAACCCTAAAGTTGGTACTGTAACTCCTAACGTTGCTGAAGCGGTTAAGAACGCTAAAGCTGGTCAGGTTCGTTACCGTAACGACAAGAACGGTATCATCCACACTACTATCGGCAAAGCGTCTTTCGAAGCTAACCAGCTTCAAGAGAACCTAGAAGCACTTCTAGTGGCTCTTAAGAAAGCTAAGCCTTCTTCAGCGAAAGGTACTTTCCTGAAGAAAGTAAGCATCTCTACTACGATGGGTGCTGGTGTTACTGTTGATCAAGCTAGTCTTGACACTCAAGCAAACTAA
- the rplJ gene encoding 50S ribosomal protein L10 → MALNLQDKKAIVAEVNEAASGALSAVVADSRGVTVGAMTSLRKQAREAGVYMRVVRNTLARRAIQGTDYECLTDTFTGPTLIAFSNEHPGAAARLFKDFAKENKDFEIKAAAFEGAVTDAEVLATLPTYDEAIARLMMCMKEASAGKLVRTIAAVRDQKEEAAA, encoded by the coding sequence ATGGCTTTAAATCTTCAAGACAAAAAAGCAATTGTTGCTGAAGTCAACGAAGCTGCCAGTGGTGCACTTTCTGCAGTTGTAGCTGATTCTCGTGGCGTTACTGTTGGCGCAATGACTTCTCTACGTAAACAAGCTCGCGAAGCGGGTGTTTACATGAGAGTTGTTCGTAACACACTAGCACGCCGTGCGATTCAGGGTACAGACTACGAGTGTCTAACTGACACTTTCACTGGTCCAACTCTGATCGCATTCTCTAATGAGCACCCAGGTGCTGCAGCGCGTCTTTTCAAAGACTTCGCTAAAGAGAATAAAGATTTCGAGATCAAAGCTGCTGCATTTGAAGGCGCAGTTACTGATGCTGAAGTACTAGCGACACTACCAACTTACGACGAAGCTATCGCACGCCTAATGATGTGCATGAAAGAAGCTTCTGCTGGCAAGCTGGTTCGTACTATCGCTGCTGTTCGCGACCAAAAAGAAGAAGCTGCGGCTTAA
- the rplL gene encoding 50S ribosomal protein L7/L12, whose product MSITNEQILDAVAEMSVMQVVELIEAMEEKFGVTAAAAVVAGGASAEAAAEQTEFDVILTAAGANKVQVIKAVRGATGLGLKEAKGLVDSAPAALKEGVDKAEAEALKAQLEEAGASVEVK is encoded by the coding sequence ATGTCTATTACTAACGAGCAAATCCTAGACGCAGTTGCAGAAATGTCTGTAATGCAAGTTGTTGAGCTTATCGAAGCTATGGAAGAGAAATTCGGTGTTACTGCTGCTGCTGCAGTTGTAGCTGGTGGTGCTTCTGCTGAAGCTGCTGCTGAGCAAACTGAATTCGACGTAATCCTAACTGCTGCTGGCGCTAACAAAGTACAAGTTATCAAAGCTGTACGTGGCGCAACTGGCCTAGGTCTTAAAGAAGCTAAAGGTCTTGTAGACTCAGCTCCTGCAGCGCTTAAAGAAGGCGTTGACAAAGCTGAAGCTGAAGCTCTTAAAGCACAGCTAGAAGAAGCTGGCGCTTCTGTTGAAGTTAAGTAA
- the rpoB gene encoding DNA-directed RNA polymerase subunit beta — protein sequence MVYSYTEKKRIRKDFGTRPQVLDIPYLLSIQLDSFDKFIEQDPEGQYGLEAAFRSVFPIQSYNGNSELQYVSYRLGEPVFDVKECQIRGVTYSKPLRVKLRLVIFDRDAPAGTVKDIKEQEVYMGEIPLMTDNGTFVINGTERVIVSQLHRSPGVFFDSDKGKTHSSGKVLYNARVIPYRGSWLDFEFDPKDNLFVRIDRRRKLPASIILRALGKSTEEILDLFFDKVNFEVKDQTLLMELVPDRLRGETASFDIESNGKTYVETGRRVTARHIRQLEKDGVEHIEVPVEYIVEKIAAKDYINEATGEIIVGANQEISLEALANLSQAGHKTLEVLFTNDLDHGPFMSDTLRADSTVDRISALVEIYRMMRPGEPPTKEAAESLFESLFFSEDRYDLSTVGRMKFNSSIEREEEEERGTLDESDIIEVMKKLIGIRNGIGEVDDIDHLGNRRIRSVGEMAENQFRVGLVRVERAVKERLSLGDLDAIMPQDLINAKPISAAVKEFFGSSQLSQFMDQNNPLSEVTHKRRISALGPGGLTRERAGFEVRDVHVTHYGRLCPIETPEGPNIGLINSLSAFARCNDYGFLETPYRRVVDGVVTEEVDYLSAIQEGQFVIAQANTILTEEGTFADELITARQKGESGLHPRDHVDYMDVATNQVVSIAASLIPFLEHDDANRALMGANMQRQAVPTLRADKPLVGTGIERNIAVDSGVTAVAKRGGQVQSVDASRIVVKVNEDELVPGEAGIDIYNLTKYTRSNQNTCINQRPTVLPGEPVARGDVLADGPSTDLGELALGQNMRIAFMPWNGYNFEDSILVSERVVQEDRFTTIHIQELSCVARDTKLGSEEITADIPNVGESALSKLDESGIVYIGAEVKGGDILVGKVTPKGETQLTPEEKLLRAIFGEKASDVKDTSLRVPNSVSGTIIDVQVFTRDGVEKDKRALEIEQMQLKEAKKDLTEEFQILEGGLLNRVKAVLLSGGYSEAKLDTIGRKQWLEQVLEDDALQTQLEQLAEQWDELKADFDKKFETKRRKITQGDDLAPGVLKIVKVYLAVKRRIQPGDKMAGRHGNKGVISKINPVEDMPYDEKGQPVDIVLNPLGVPSRMNIGQILEVHLGLAAKGIGDKINQMVKEQQELHKFREFLQKVYDLGDTRQKVDIAELSDDQVRTLIKNLRGGLPIATPVFDGASESLIKELLKLGDLPESGQLKLFDGRTGDSFERPVTVGYMYMLKLNHLVDDKMHARSTGSYSLVTQQPLGGKAQFGGQRFGEMEVWALEAYGAAYTLQEMLTVKSDDVNGRTKMYKNIVDGNHSMEPGMPESFNVLLKEIRSLGINIELEDEE from the coding sequence ATGGTTTACTCTTATACCGAGAAAAAGCGCATCCGTAAGGATTTTGGTACTCGTCCACAAGTTTTGGACATTCCATACCTGTTATCGATCCAGCTTGATTCTTTCGATAAATTCATCGAACAGGATCCAGAAGGTCAATACGGTCTTGAAGCTGCTTTCCGTTCTGTATTTCCAATTCAGAGCTACAACGGCAATTCTGAGCTGCAATACGTTAGCTACCGTCTTGGTGAGCCAGTTTTTGACGTTAAAGAATGTCAAATCCGCGGTGTTACTTACTCAAAGCCACTACGCGTAAAACTACGTCTAGTTATCTTTGATCGAGATGCACCAGCAGGTACTGTAAAAGACATTAAAGAACAAGAAGTCTACATGGGCGAAATTCCGCTTATGACAGACAATGGTACTTTCGTAATTAATGGTACCGAGAGAGTTATCGTATCCCAGCTGCACCGAAGCCCAGGCGTGTTCTTCGACAGTGATAAGGGTAAGACCCACTCATCAGGTAAAGTTCTTTATAACGCACGTGTAATTCCTTACCGTGGCTCATGGTTAGACTTTGAGTTCGATCCTAAGGATAACTTATTCGTACGTATCGACCGTCGTCGTAAGCTACCAGCATCGATTATTCTTCGTGCACTTGGTAAATCGACTGAAGAGATCCTAGATCTGTTCTTCGACAAGGTGAACTTCGAAGTTAAAGACCAAACTCTACTTATGGAGTTGGTTCCTGATCGTCTACGTGGTGAAACTGCGTCATTCGACATCGAATCAAACGGTAAGACTTACGTTGAGACTGGTCGTCGTGTAACTGCTCGCCATATCCGTCAACTTGAAAAAGATGGCGTTGAGCACATCGAAGTACCAGTAGAGTACATCGTTGAAAAGATTGCTGCGAAAGATTACATCAACGAAGCAACTGGCGAGATCATCGTTGGCGCAAACCAAGAGATTAGCCTAGAAGCACTTGCTAACCTGTCTCAAGCAGGTCACAAGACTCTAGAAGTGCTGTTCACGAATGACCTAGACCATGGTCCATTCATGTCAGACACTCTACGTGCGGATAGCACAGTAGATCGCATCTCTGCATTGGTAGAAATCTACCGCATGATGCGCCCTGGCGAGCCACCAACGAAAGAAGCTGCAGAATCATTGTTCGAAAGCCTATTCTTCTCTGAAGATCGTTACGACCTATCAACTGTAGGCCGTATGAAATTCAACAGCTCTATCGAGCGTGAAGAAGAAGAAGAGCGCGGTACTCTGGATGAATCAGACATCATCGAAGTGATGAAGAAACTGATTGGTATCCGTAACGGTATTGGTGAAGTGGACGATATCGACCACCTTGGCAACCGTCGTATCCGTTCTGTAGGTGAAATGGCAGAAAACCAATTCCGTGTTGGTCTAGTTCGTGTAGAACGTGCCGTTAAAGAACGTCTAAGCCTTGGTGACCTTGATGCAATCATGCCTCAAGATCTTATCAACGCTAAGCCGATCTCTGCTGCAGTTAAAGAATTCTTTGGCTCTTCACAGCTTTCACAGTTTATGGACCAAAACAACCCATTGTCAGAAGTTACGCACAAGCGTCGTATCTCTGCTTTAGGTCCTGGTGGTCTTACTCGTGAGCGCGCAGGCTTCGAAGTACGTGACGTTCACGTAACTCACTACGGTCGTCTATGTCCGATCGAAACGCCTGAAGGTCCAAACATCGGTCTAATTAACTCGCTATCTGCGTTTGCACGTTGTAACGATTACGGTTTCCTAGAAACTCCGTACCGTCGTGTAGTAGATGGTGTAGTAACAGAAGAAGTTGATTACCTGTCTGCAATCCAGGAAGGTCAATTCGTAATCGCGCAAGCAAATACCATTCTTACTGAAGAAGGTACTTTTGCAGATGAGCTAATCACAGCTCGTCAAAAAGGTGAATCTGGTCTTCACCCACGCGATCACGTTGACTACATGGACGTTGCGACAAACCAAGTAGTATCTATCGCTGCTTCGCTTATCCCGTTCCTAGAACACGATGATGCGAACCGTGCATTGATGGGTGCCAACATGCAACGTCAAGCTGTACCAACACTTAGAGCTGATAAGCCTCTAGTAGGTACGGGTATCGAACGTAACATCGCAGTTGACTCTGGTGTTACAGCGGTTGCTAAACGTGGTGGTCAAGTTCAGTCTGTTGACGCTTCTCGTATCGTAGTTAAGGTTAACGAAGATGAATTGGTACCTGGCGAAGCTGGTATCGATATCTACAACCTGACTAAGTACACGCGTTCGAACCAAAACACATGTATTAACCAACGTCCAACTGTACTTCCTGGTGAACCAGTTGCACGCGGCGATGTTCTTGCTGACGGTCCTTCAACAGACCTTGGTGAACTAGCTCTTGGCCAAAACATGCGTATCGCATTCATGCCTTGGAACGGTTACAACTTCGAAGACTCGATCTTAGTATCTGAGCGCGTAGTTCAAGAAGACCGTTTCACGACAATCCACATTCAAGAACTATCTTGTGTGGCTCGTGATACTAAGCTGGGTTCTGAAGAGATCACAGCTGATATTCCAAACGTAGGTGAGTCTGCTCTGTCTAAACTAGACGAGTCAGGTATCGTTTACATTGGTGCTGAAGTGAAGGGTGGCGACATCCTAGTTGGTAAAGTAACCCCTAAAGGTGAAACTCAACTGACTCCTGAAGAGAAGCTACTACGTGCTATCTTCGGTGAGAAAGCATCTGATGTTAAAGATACTTCTCTACGTGTACCAAACTCTGTTTCGGGTACTATCATCGATGTACAAGTCTTCACTCGCGATGGCGTAGAGAAAGACAAACGTGCACTTGAAATCGAACAGATGCAGCTTAAAGAAGCTAAGAAAGATCTAACTGAAGAGTTCCAAATTCTTGAGGGCGGCCTTCTTAACCGTGTTAAAGCTGTACTTCTGTCTGGTGGTTACTCTGAAGCTAAGCTTGATACGATCGGTCGTAAGCAATGGCTAGAGCAAGTTCTAGAAGACGATGCGCTACAAACACAGCTTGAGCAACTTGCTGAGCAGTGGGATGAGCTAAAAGCAGACTTCGATAAGAAGTTTGAAACTAAGCGTCGTAAAATCACTCAAGGTGATGATCTAGCGCCTGGCGTTCTTAAGATTGTTAAAGTTTACCTAGCGGTTAAACGTCGTATCCAGCCTGGTGATAAGATGGCCGGTCGTCACGGTAACAAAGGTGTAATCTCTAAGATTAACCCTGTTGAAGACATGCCATACGATGAGAAAGGTCAGCCTGTAGACATCGTACTTAACCCGCTGGGTGTACCATCGCGTATGAACATCGGTCAGATCCTAGAAGTTCACTTAGGTTTGGCTGCGAAAGGTATCGGTGACAAGATCAACCAAATGGTTAAGGAACAACAAGAACTGCATAAGTTCCGTGAGTTCCTACAGAAGGTTTATGATCTTGGTGATACTCGTCAGAAAGTTGATATTGCTGAACTGTCTGATGATCAAGTTCGTACACTGATCAAGAACCTACGTGGCGGTCTACCGATTGCTACTCCTGTGTTCGACGGTGCTTCTGAGTCTCTAATCAAAGAACTACTTAAACTGGGTGATCTGCCAGAATCTGGTCAGCTTAAACTGTTTGATGGTCGTACTGGTGATTCGTTTGAGCGTCCTGTAACTGTTGGTTACATGTACATGCTGAAACTGAACCACTTGGTTGATGACAAGATGCATGCTCGTTCAACTGGTTCTTACAGCCTAGTAACTCAGCAACCACTTGGTGGTAAAGCTCAGTTCGGTGGTCAGCGTTTCGGTGAGATGGAAGTATGGGCACTAGAAGCATACGGTGCTGCATATACTCTACAAGAAATGCTAACAGTTAAGTCGGATGACGTTAACGGCCGTACTAAGATGTACAAGAACATCGTAGATGGTAACCATAGCATGGAACCTGGCATGCCAGAGTCGTTCAACGTACTGTTGAAAGAGATTCGCTCGCTAGGTATCAACATCGAGCTAGAAGACGAAGAGTAA